ATCGCGAGTGTTACAAAATCCTTTTACGGTGCGGGAGGAAGGAATCGTTGGGAAAGCCGGTGGTCGAGCGGTTCACGGGGTTTCTTGCGGCCGAGCGGAACGCTTCGGCGGAGACCGTGCGCGCGTACCGGAGGGAAGTGGTAAACCTCCAGCGGTTCCTGCGGGAAGACGGAAACGCGGGGGACGCGGAATCCGTCGACTGGTCGAAGGTGACCTCCGCGGACCTCCGCCGCTTCTTCTCCCTGCAGTTCGACGCGGCGCGCGCGGACACCGGTGAGAAGATCCGTCCGGCGACGGCCGCCCGCAAGGTGTCCGCGGTCAGGACCTTCCTCGGGTTCCTCGTCGCGCAGGGAGAGATCGACGCCAATCCCGCCGTGGGAATCCCCGCGCCGCGGAGGGCGATGCGGCTGCCGGAGTTTCTCCCCGTCGACGAGATGGACGCTTTCCTGCGAGACCTTCCGTGCGGGACCCTCCGGGAGAAGCGGGACGCCGCGATCCTCGAGCTCCTGTACTCCTCCGGGCTTCGCGTCGGGGAGCTCTGCTCCCTGCGGATGCGGGACCTGTCGATCGAGTCGCCCACCGTTCGCGTCACGGGGAAGGGGAGGAAGGTTCGCGTCGTACCCGTCGGCGGGAAGGCGGTCCGCGCGATCGGGGAGTACCTGTCCGTCCGGCCCCCTGCACACGGTGGGGAGTTCCGGAGCGGGTTGGACGAGCCGCTCTTCCTCAACCTGCGGGGGAACGTCGGAAAGGAATCGGGACGCGGGATCTCTCCGAGGAGCGTGGCGAGGATCCTCCGGGAGCGGCTCGACGCGCGGGTCGGCGCGATCGGGCGCCACCTGTCGCCCCACGGGATGCGGCACTCCTTCGCCACCCATCTGCTCGAATCGGGGGCGGACCTCCGGGCGATCCAGGAGATGCTCGGGCACGCCTCGCTCTCGACGACGCAGCGGTACGCGCGGGTCAACGTGAGCCACCTCGTCCGGATGTACGAGGAGGCGCACCCGCTCGCGAGCCGCCCGGGGATCCCCCGGCGGGAGGGGAGGGGGAAATGACGGAATTCCGGGGAACGACGATCGTCGCCGTCGCTCGCGGGGGGCGGATTGCCGTCGCCGGGGACGGCCAGGTGACGATGGGGAACGTCATCCTCAAGCAAACCGCGAAGAAGATCCGGCGGCTCCACGACGGGCACGTGGTCGCGGGATTCGCCGGGAGCACCGCCGACGCGTTCACCCTGTTCGAGAAGTTCGAGGCGAAGCTGTCGGAGTTCCGGGGGAACCTGCGGCGGGCCGCCGTGGAACTGGCGAAGGATTGGCGCACGGACCGCGTGCTGCGGCGGCTCGAGGCGCTGATGGTGGTTACCGACGGGAACGACCTCATGCTCCTGTCGGGGACCGGAGACGTGGTCGAGCCGGACGACGGCGTGCTCGGAATCGGTTCGGGAGGGTCGTTCGCCCTGGCGGCCGCGCGCGCGCTCCTTCTCCATTCGGAGCTGCCCGCCGGGGAGATCGCCCGGGAGGCCGTGCGGATCGCCTCGGAGATCTGCGTCTTCACGAACGGGAACGTCGTGTCCGAGGAGATCGAGGCGTCATGACGCGGGCGGAACCGGAAGACGTCGGGATCCGCGCCTTGATCCCCCGGGAGATCGTCGCCGAGCTCGACCGGCACATCGTCGGGCAGGCGGATGCGAAGCGGGCGGTCGCGATCGCGCTGCGGAACCGCTGGCGCCGGCTGCAGGTCCCCGCGGAGCTGCGCGACGAGATCGTCCCGAAGAACATCCTCATGGTGGGGCCGACCGGGGTCGGGAAGACCGAGATCGCGCGGCGGCTGGCCAAGCTGGCGCAGGCGCCCTTCATCAAGGTGGAGGCGTCGAAGTTCACCGAGGTGGGGTACGTCGGGCGGGACGTCGAGTCGATGATCCGGGATCTCGTCGAGATCGCCGTCAGGATGGTCCGCGCCGAGGAGATGGAAAAGGTCGCCGACCAGGCGAAGGCGGCGGCCGAGGAGCGGCTCCTCGACCTGCTGCTCCCGCGCACCCCGGTGAAGGAGGGCGAGGCGACGGCCGGCGTCGACGCCGGGTCGGCGGACACGCGGGAGCGGTTCCGCGTCATGCTTCGCGCGGGGAAGCTCTCGGATCGCACCGTCGAGGTCGAGTTCAAGGAAGCGGCGGCGCCGATGCTCGACCTCGCGGGACTCGGGGGCGGCGCCCCGGAGGGAATGGAGGGGAACCTCCAGGAGATGCTCTCCGGACTGTTCCCGAAGCGGACGCGGAGGAAGCGGATGCGGGTCGCCGAGGCGCTCGGCTTCCTCGAGAAGGAGGAGGCGGCCCGCCGGGTCGACACGGAGCGCGTGAAGCAGATGGCGGTCGAGCGCACCGAGCAGTCGGGGATCGTGTTTCTCGACGAGATCGACAAGATCGCCGGCCGGGAATCGCTCCAGGGCCCCGACGTCTCCCGTCAGGGGGTCCAGCGGGACCTTCTGCCGGTCGTCGAGGGGTCCGCCGTCCACACGAAGCACGGCGTCGTGCGGACCGACCACATCCTGTTCGTCGCCGCGGGGGCGTTCCACGTGAACAAGCCGTCCGACCTCATCCCCGAGCTGCAGGGGCGGTTCCCGATCCGGGTGGAGCTGTCGTCCCTTTCCAAGGACGATTTCGCGCGGATCCTGACCGAGCCCCACGGCGCGCTCACGCGGCAGTACGAGGCGATGCTGTCGGCCGAGGGGGTCCGGCTCTCGTTCACGCCCGAGGCGGTGCTGCGGATCGCCGAGATGGCATGCGAGGTGAACGACCGCACCGAGAACATCGGCGCCCGCCGCCTCCACACGGTGATGGAGCGCCTGTTGGACGACCTCCTGTTCTCGGCCCCGGAGATCTCCGGGCAGGAGGTGGTCGTCACCCGGCCCTATGTCGAGGAGCGGCTCGCGGGGATCGTGAAGGACGCCGACCTCAGCCGCTACATCCTCTGAGGCGCGTGGGGGGAGAGATGGAAGGGTATATCCGGAAAGCCGAGATGCTGATCGAAGCGTTGCCGTACATCCGGGAGTTCACCGGGAAGACGGTGGTGGTGAAGTACGGCGGCGCCGCGATGAAGGACGACGCGCGGATGGCGTCGTTCGCGCAGGACATCGTCCTGCTTCAGTACGTCGGGATCCGGCCCGTGGTCGTCCACGGCGGCGGGCCCCAGATCGACCGGATGCTGGAGAAGCTGTCGATCCCCACGCGGCGGGCGGAGGGGCTGCGGGTCACCTCCCCGGAGGCGATGGAAGTGGTGGAGATGGTCCTCGGCGGAACCGTCAACCAGCGGATCGTGGCGCTGATCAACACCTTCGGCGGGAAGGCGGTCGGCCTCTGCGGCAAGGACGGCGGGCTGATCCTCGCGACGAAGAGCTCGGCGAAGAGCAGGGAAACCGGCAAGCCGCTCGACCTGGGCCTGGTGGGAGACGTGAAGGAAGTGCGCCCGGCAGTGATTCGGACCCTCGAGGCCGACGGCTTCGTCCCGGTCATCGCGCCGATCGGAGTCGGGGAGGGTGGCGAGGCGTACAACATCAACGGTGACACGGCCGCCGCCGCCGTCGCCGCCGCCGTCTCCGCGGAGAAGTTCATCCTGCTCACCGATGTGGCGGGCGTCCTGGACGCGAAGGGCGGGCGCATCTCCACGATGACCGGGGCGGAGGCCGAATCCGCCATCCGGTCGGGCGCGATCACGGGAGGGATGATCCCGAAGGTGGAGTGCGGGCTGGCGGCGCTGCGCGCGGGGGTCCGGAAAGTCCATATCCTCGACGGGCGGGTTCCCCACAGCGTCCTCCTCGAGATCTTCACGGACGCCGGGATCGGAACCGAGATCGTCCGGGTGGGCCGGGAAGCGGGTGCGGAATGACCGGCGCGGAGGCGATCGCATTGACGCAGCGGTACCAGATGGGAAACTACTCCCGTTTCCCGGTGACCTTTGTCCGCGGCGAGGGGAGCTGGCTGTACGACGATCTCGGCAAGCAGTACCTGGATTTCCTTGGCGGGATCGCCGTGGCGATTCTGGGGCACGCCCACCCGGCGGTCACGCGCGCGATCACGGAGCAGGCGGGGCGCCTGGTGCACGTCTCCAACCTGTTCCACGTCCCCGTCCAGGCCAGGCTGGGGGAGCGCCTGTCCGTCGCGACGACCGGGGGGAAGGTCTTCTTCTGCAACAGCGGAACGGAGGCGAACGAGGCGGCGATCAAACTGGCTCGCAGGTGGGCCTTCGATCGTCACGGAGAGGGCCGGCACGGGATCGTCGTGCTGGAGGGATCGTTCCATGGCCGCACCTACGGCGGGCTCTCCGCCACGGCGCAGCCGAAGTTCCACCAGGGGTTCGAGCCGATGCTTCCGGGGTTCGCCACGGTCCCCCTCGGTGACATCGACGCGCTCGACGAGGCGCTGACGGACCAGGTCTGCGCGTTCTTCGTCGAGCCGATCCAGGGGGAAAGCGGGGTGAGGATGCACCCCCCCGGCTATCTGAAGGAGGCGGAAACCCTCTGCCGCAGGAAGGGGATCCTCCTCGTCGCGGACGAGATCCAGACGGGGATGGGACGGACCGGAGCGTTCCTCGCGTCCCATCGGTTCGACATCGTGCCCGACGTGGTGACGCTGGCGAAGGGGATCGCGAACGGCCTACCCCTTGGGGCCGTCGTCGCGCGCGACGAGGTGGCCGCCGTTTTCGTCCCGGGCACGCACGGCAGCACGTTCGGCGGGAACCCGGTCTGCTGCGCCGCCGCCAACGTGGTGATGGACATTCTGGAATCCGCCGGCTTCTACGACGCCGTGGTCCGCAAGGGGGAGCGGCTTCAGGGGGGGCTCTCGGAGATCGCCGCCCGGCGGACCGACATCCGGAACGTCCGGGGCGTCGGCCTCATGGTGGGCGCGGAGATGGCGTGCGAGACGAAACCGATCGCCGCGAAGTGCCTCGACGCGGGCCTCGTCGTCAACGCGGCGGCGGGAAACATCCTGCGGTTCCTTCCTCCCCTCACCGTCACGGAGGGGGAGATCGACCGGGCGCTCGAGATCCTTTCGGCGGTCCTGCCGGCGGAGGGGTGGAAGTCGTGAAGAGGGACCTGCTCCGGATCCTCGACCTCTCCGATCGGGAGATCCTCTCCCTGATCCGGTCGGGGATGACGTGGAAGCGCCGCGGGGGATCGCCGAGGGCGCCCCGGCCGCTCGCGGGGAAGTCGCTCGCGATGATCTTCCAGAAGGCGTCGACCCGGACCCGCGTCTCGTTCGAGGTCGCGATGACCCGGCTGGGAGGCCACGCGCTCTTCCTCTCCCCGCAGGACACGCAGATCGGGCGGGGGGAGCCGATCCGGGACACGGCGCGCGTCCTTTCCCGGTACGCCGACGCCGTGATGATCCGGACGTTCGCGCATGAAACGGCGGTGGAGCTCGCCGCGTCCGCGACCATCCCGGTGATCAACGGGCTGACGGACCGCCACCACCCGTGCCAGATCCTCGCCGACCTGATGACCGCGGCGGAGCGGGGGAAGGACCTGCGGAAGATGCGGGTGGCGTTCATCGGCGACGGCAACAACGTGGCCAATTCGTGGGTCGAGGCGGCCCACGTCCTCGGTTTCGACCTGCGGATCGCGTGCCCGAAGGGGTTCGAACCGGATCCCGCGGTTCGGAAGGATGCCGGATCGATCGGCCGCGGAGAGGTCCGGATCGTCCGCGACCCCGCGGAAGCGGCGCGCGGAGCCGACGTTCTTTACACGGACGTCTGGACCAGCATGGGACAGGAAGCCGAGGGCCGGAGACGGCTCGCCGCCTTCAAGGGGTACTGCGTCGACGCGGCGCTGCTGCGGCTGGCGGATCCCGGGGCGATCGTGATGCACTGCCTCCCCGCCCACCGTGGCGAGGAGATCACCGATGCGGTGCTCGAGGGGCCGCACTCCGCCGTCTTCGACGAGGCGGAGAACCGCCTGCACATCCAGATGGCCGTTCTCGAAAAGCTCATCAAACACTGAAGATATCAAGGGGGAACAAGTTGAAAAAAGTGAAGAAAGTTGTCCTGGCGTATTCGGGAGGGCTCGACACCTCGGTCATCCTCGCGTGGCTCGTCGAGAATTACGACTGCGAGGTGATCGCCTTTGTCGCCGACCTCGGGCAGGGAGAGGAGCTGGGCCCCGTGCGCGCCAAGGCGATGAAGACCGGCGCCTCGAAGGTCTACGTGGAGAACGTGCAGGACGAGTTCGTCCGCGACTTCGTCTTCCCCGCGCTCATGGCGAACGCGGTCTACGAGGGCCTGTATCTCCTCGGCACCTCCATCGCCCGGCCCCTGATCGCCAAGAAGCAGATCGAGGTGGCCAGAAGGGAGAAGGCCGACGCGGTCTCCCACGGCGCCACCGGGAAGGGGAACGACCAGGTACGCTTCGAACTCACCTACTACGCCCTGATGCCCGGGATCCGCGTCATCGCCCCGTGGCGCGAATGGGACCTCACCTCGCGGACCGACCTGGTGAATTACGCGAAGAAGCGCGGCATCCCGACGCCGGTCACCGCGGCCAAGCCGTACTCCAGCGACCGGAACCTGCTCCACATCAGCTTCGAGGGGGGGATCCTCGAGGATCCGTGGATGGAACCGCCCGAGAGCATGTTCGTCCTCACCCGGTCCCCGGAGAAGGCGCCGAACCGTCCCGAGTACGTGGAGGTCGACTTCGCGCAGGGAATCCCCGTGGCGGTCAACGGGAAGAAAATGGGGCCGGCGAAGCTCCTTGCCCACCTGAACGCCCTCGGGGGGAAGCACGGCATCGGCCGCGTGGACCTCGTCGAGAACCGGTACGTGGGGATGAAGTCCCACGGCGTCTACGAGACGCCGGGCGGGACGATCCTGCACGCGGCGCACCGGGCCGTCGAGTCGCTCACCCTCGACCGCGAGGTGATGCACCTGCGCGATTCCCTCATGCCCCGGTTCGCCGAGCTCATCTACAACGGCTACTGGTATTCGCCGGAGATGGATCTCCTCAAGGGGATGGTCGTCGCGACCCAGGAGAACGTGACGGGCACCGCGCGGCTGAAACTGTACAAGGGCGGGATCACCGTGGCCGGCCGGAAGAGCCCCGTTTCCCTCTACCGGACCGACTTCGCGACGTTCGAGAAGGAGACCGTCTTCAACCAGGCGGACGCGACCGGGTTCATCAAGATCAACGCGCTGCGCCTCATGATCCGGTCGATGCTCAAACAGCGGAAGGGCTGACATGGCGAAGAAAAAGGCGTGGGGGGGGCGCTTCAGCGGCGAGACCGACCGGTTCGTCGAGGAGTTCACCGCTTCGATCCCGTACGACGTCCTGCTCTACCGGCACGACATCGCCGGGAGCGTCGCCCACGCGCGGATGCTGGGGAAGCGGGGGATCCTGCCGAAGGCCGAGGCGGAGCGGATCGTCAAGGCCCTGCTGGCGATCCGCGGGGAGATCGAATCGGGGAAATTCTCCTTCGATCTCTCCGACGAGGACATCCACATGGCGATCGAGCGTCGCCTGATCCGCAAGATCGGCCCGGTCGGGGGAAAGCTCCACACGGGGCGCAGCCGAAACGACCAGGTCGCAACCGATCTCCGGTTGTACCTGCGCGAGGAAATCGACGAGGTTCTCCGGCTCCTCGCGGAGATCGAGGAAACCGTTGTCTCCCGGGCCGAAGAGCTGTTCGGGATCGTCCTCCCCGGCTATACCCATCTTCAGCGGGCCCAGCCGATCCTCTTCTCCCATTACCTCCTGGCGTACCGGGAGATGTTCGCCCGGGACGCCGACCGGTTTACGGAGACGCGCCGGCGGGTGAACGTCTCCCCGCTCGGGGCGGGGGCGCTGGCCGGTTCCACGTTCCCCCTGGACCGGGCGTTCACGGCGCGGGAACTGGGGATGGACGGGGTATGCGAGAACAGCGTCGACGCCGTGTCGGATCGCGACTTCGCGGCCGACTTCCTGTACGCGTGCGCGGTGACGATGATGCACCTGTCGCGGCTCGCCGAGGAGATGGTGTACTGGTCGTCCTCGGAGTTTCGCTTTCTCTCCCTGCCGGACGCCCTGTGCACCGGGAGCAGCATCATGCCGCAGAAGAAGAACCCCGACGTGGCCGAACTCATCCGGGGGAAGACCGGGCGCGCCTACGGGAACCTCACGAACCTCCTCACCCTCATGAAGGGGCTTCCGCTCGCCTACAACCGCGACATGCAGGAGGACAAGGAGCCGGTCTTCGATTCGGCGCGCACCGTGAAGGATTGCCTCACCGGGGCGAATCTGCTGCTGCGGGGGATGGCGGTGAACGAGGAGCGGATGCGGGCGGCGTGCGACGACGGGTTCCTCACGGCCACCGACCTCGCGGACTACCTCGCGAGGAAGGGGGTGCCGTTCCGCAAGGCCCACGAGATCACCGGGAGGATCGTGCGGCATTGCGAGGAGCGCGGGGCGCGCCTGAAGGATCTCAGCCTCAAGGAGCTCCGGGCGTTTTCGAAGGTGATCGGCGAGGACGTCCGCAGCGCCATCTCCCTCACCAACTCCGTGCGCCTGCGGAAGACGCGCGGAGGGACGGGCGCCGAGGCGGTCCGGGCCCGCCTGTCGTCGCTCCGAAAAAAATGATGGCGCGCGCGGCGGTCGCACTGGCCGTCCTGTTGACGATGCTTGTATCCGCGGGGTGCGGGCGCAAGGCGATGCCCGAGCCGCGGCAAGGCGAAAGATCGTCGACGGCAACCCTGATCGGGGCGAGGTGAGTCGATGCATCATTTTCAGGTCAGGAACGGGGAGATGCGGTGCGAGGGGGTCCCGCTACGGCGGATCGCCAGGGACGTGGGGACGCCGGTGTACGTGTACAGCCACGCGACCCTTGCCCACCACTACCGTGTCTTCGACGAGGCGTTCGGCGGGATCCCGCACATCGTCTGCTTCTCGATGAAGTCGAACTCGAACGGCTCCGTCATCCGGACCTTCACCGGCCTGGGCAGCGGGGTCGACATCGTCTCGGGCGGCGAGCTCGCGCGGGCGCTGGCCGCCGGGGCGCCCCCGGCGAAGATCGTCTACTCGGGGGTCGGGAAGAAGGTCCCGGAGATCGAGGAGGCGCTGCGCCGCGGGATCCTCATGTTCAACGTGGAGTCCCGCGAGGAACTGGAGACGATCGACGCCGTGGCCGCAAGGATGCGGAAGCGGGCCCCCATCGCCATCCGCGTGAACCCCGACGTGGATCCGAAGACCCACCCGTACATTTCGACGGGGCTGAAGAAGAACAAGTTCGGG
This genomic stretch from Deltaproteobacteria bacterium harbors:
- a CDS encoding tyrosine-type recombinase/integrase; translation: MGKPVVERFTGFLAAERNASAETVRAYRREVVNLQRFLREDGNAGDAESVDWSKVTSADLRRFFSLQFDAARADTGEKIRPATAARKVSAVRTFLGFLVAQGEIDANPAVGIPAPRRAMRLPEFLPVDEMDAFLRDLPCGTLREKRDAAILELLYSSGLRVGELCSLRMRDLSIESPTVRVTGKGRKVRVVPVGGKAVRAIGEYLSVRPPAHGGEFRSGLDEPLFLNLRGNVGKESGRGISPRSVARILRERLDARVGAIGRHLSPHGMRHSFATHLLESGADLRAIQEMLGHASLSTTQRYARVNVSHLVRMYEEAHPLASRPGIPRREGRGK
- a CDS encoding argininosuccinate synthase translates to MKKVKKVVLAYSGGLDTSVILAWLVENYDCEVIAFVADLGQGEELGPVRAKAMKTGASKVYVENVQDEFVRDFVFPALMANAVYEGLYLLGTSIARPLIAKKQIEVARREKADAVSHGATGKGNDQVRFELTYYALMPGIRVIAPWREWDLTSRTDLVNYAKKRGIPTPVTAAKPYSSDRNLLHISFEGGILEDPWMEPPESMFVLTRSPEKAPNRPEYVEVDFAQGIPVAVNGKKMGPAKLLAHLNALGGKHGIGRVDLVENRYVGMKSHGVYETPGGTILHAAHRAVESLTLDREVMHLRDSLMPRFAELIYNGYWYSPEMDLLKGMVVATQENVTGTARLKLYKGGITVAGRKSPVSLYRTDFATFEKETVFNQADATGFIKINALRLMIRSMLKQRKG
- the hslV gene encoding ATP-dependent protease subunit HslV; the protein is MTEFRGTTIVAVARGGRIAVAGDGQVTMGNVILKQTAKKIRRLHDGHVVAGFAGSTADAFTLFEKFEAKLSEFRGNLRRAAVELAKDWRTDRVLRRLEALMVVTDGNDLMLLSGTGDVVEPDDGVLGIGSGGSFALAAARALLLHSELPAGEIAREAVRIASEICVFTNGNVVSEEIEAS
- the argF gene encoding ornithine carbamoyltransferase, giving the protein MKRDLLRILDLSDREILSLIRSGMTWKRRGGSPRAPRPLAGKSLAMIFQKASTRTRVSFEVAMTRLGGHALFLSPQDTQIGRGEPIRDTARVLSRYADAVMIRTFAHETAVELAASATIPVINGLTDRHHPCQILADLMTAAERGKDLRKMRVAFIGDGNNVANSWVEAAHVLGFDLRIACPKGFEPDPAVRKDAGSIGRGEVRIVRDPAEAARGADVLYTDVWTSMGQEAEGRRRLAAFKGYCVDAALLRLADPGAIVMHCLPAHRGEEITDAVLEGPHSAVFDEAENRLHIQMAVLEKLIKH
- the hslU gene encoding ATP-dependent protease ATPase subunit HslU is translated as MTRAEPEDVGIRALIPREIVAELDRHIVGQADAKRAVAIALRNRWRRLQVPAELRDEIVPKNILMVGPTGVGKTEIARRLAKLAQAPFIKVEASKFTEVGYVGRDVESMIRDLVEIAVRMVRAEEMEKVADQAKAAAEERLLDLLLPRTPVKEGEATAGVDAGSADTRERFRVMLRAGKLSDRTVEVEFKEAAAPMLDLAGLGGGAPEGMEGNLQEMLSGLFPKRTRRKRMRVAEALGFLEKEEAARRVDTERVKQMAVERTEQSGIVFLDEIDKIAGRESLQGPDVSRQGVQRDLLPVVEGSAVHTKHGVVRTDHILFVAAGAFHVNKPSDLIPELQGRFPIRVELSSLSKDDFARILTEPHGALTRQYEAMLSAEGVRLSFTPEAVLRIAEMACEVNDRTENIGARRLHTVMERLLDDLLFSAPEISGQEVVVTRPYVEERLAGIVKDADLSRYIL
- the argH gene encoding argininosuccinate lyase, which translates into the protein MAKKKAWGGRFSGETDRFVEEFTASIPYDVLLYRHDIAGSVAHARMLGKRGILPKAEAERIVKALLAIRGEIESGKFSFDLSDEDIHMAIERRLIRKIGPVGGKLHTGRSRNDQVATDLRLYLREEIDEVLRLLAEIEETVVSRAEELFGIVLPGYTHLQRAQPILFSHYLLAYREMFARDADRFTETRRRVNVSPLGAGALAGSTFPLDRAFTARELGMDGVCENSVDAVSDRDFAADFLYACAVTMMHLSRLAEEMVYWSSSEFRFLSLPDALCTGSSIMPQKKNPDVAELIRGKTGRAYGNLTNLLTLMKGLPLAYNRDMQEDKEPVFDSARTVKDCLTGANLLLRGMAVNEERMRAACDDGFLTATDLADYLARKGVPFRKAHEITGRIVRHCEERGARLKDLSLKELRAFSKVIGEDVRSAISLTNSVRLRKTRGGTGAEAVRARLSSLRKK
- a CDS encoding aspartate aminotransferase family protein, which produces MTGAEAIALTQRYQMGNYSRFPVTFVRGEGSWLYDDLGKQYLDFLGGIAVAILGHAHPAVTRAITEQAGRLVHVSNLFHVPVQARLGERLSVATTGGKVFFCNSGTEANEAAIKLARRWAFDRHGEGRHGIVVLEGSFHGRTYGGLSATAQPKFHQGFEPMLPGFATVPLGDIDALDEALTDQVCAFFVEPIQGESGVRMHPPGYLKEAETLCRRKGILLVADEIQTGMGRTGAFLASHRFDIVPDVVTLAKGIANGLPLGAVVARDEVAAVFVPGTHGSTFGGNPVCCAAANVVMDILESAGFYDAVVRKGERLQGGLSEIAARRTDIRNVRGVGLMVGAEMACETKPIAAKCLDAGLVVNAAAGNILRFLPPLTVTEGEIDRALEILSAVLPAEGWKS
- the argB gene encoding acetylglutamate kinase, with the translated sequence MEGYIRKAEMLIEALPYIREFTGKTVVVKYGGAAMKDDARMASFAQDIVLLQYVGIRPVVVHGGGPQIDRMLEKLSIPTRRAEGLRVTSPEAMEVVEMVLGGTVNQRIVALINTFGGKAVGLCGKDGGLILATKSSAKSRETGKPLDLGLVGDVKEVRPAVIRTLEADGFVPVIAPIGVGEGGEAYNINGDTAAAAVAAAVSAEKFILLTDVAGVLDAKGGRISTMTGAEAESAIRSGAITGGMIPKVECGLAALRAGVRKVHILDGRVPHSVLLEIFTDAGIGTEIVRVGREAGAE